The genomic window TGCTTTATCAACAAGCTCAAGCATTTCCTTTGCATCAAACTTGACAAGGTAAGCGTCCGCACCCACGCTCATTGCCTTTTGTTTGTTCGCCTCATCGGAAAGCGTTGTATTCACTATAACTGGCAGGTGCATAAGACCGGGCGTCTCTTTTATTTTTTTAGTAAGGGTTAGACCATCCATGCGTGGCATTTCAATATCTGTAAACACAACCTGCACAAAGTCCTTTATGTTCTTGTTTTCCGCCTTTGCCCTTTCAAGAAGTTCATTGAGTTTTTCCCACGCTTCAAGACCATCCTCACAAGCTATGATAGTGTGTCCAGCACTTTCTAATGTGTCGCTTATTATTTTCCTTGCCACAGCAGAATCCTCAGCAAGAAGAACGGTGTAGTGCATCGTTTCTTTTTGAGCCAATTCTTTTGCCTCCATTTCTCCAAATATCTTAAGAATACCCATATCGTGCAATATGCCCTCAAAGTCAAGTATGAGAAGCATTCCTTC from Hydrogenobacter sp. T-8 includes these protein-coding regions:
- a CDS encoding chemotaxis protein, translating into MDTYAMPEVLRTGANELEIVNFRVYEDRPEGLYQWILGVNVAKVREVLRLPQITRVPNMPEFLEGMAEVRGELIPVVSLARWMGIPEPPERRKYLLHLEFLREKVGVIVHDAKRIMRISWADIKKPPEILNIKLGGRITGVVDTEEGMLLILDFEGILHDMGILKIFGEMEAKELAQKETMHYTVLLAEDSAVARKIISDTLESAGHTIIACEDGLEAWEKLNELLERAKAENKNIKDFVQVVFTDIEMPRMDGLTLTKKIKETPGLMHLPVIVNTTLSDEANKQKAMSVGADAYLVKFDAKEMLELVDKAGGGKL